A single region of the Bacteroides luhongzhouii genome encodes:
- a CDS encoding RNA polymerase sigma-70 factor has translation MAITDVEDKVVRFQAFFNKNFPKVKTFAWQLLKSEEDAEDIAQDIFVKLWEHPDLWMNRKKMDSYLYTVVRNHIYNFLKHRIVELDYLEIAAEKMKISERDLPKPDDELQVHELELLVQMALERMPEQRRRIFSMSREEGLSSQEIAEKLNISVRTVEHHIYKSLQDLKKIILFLFFFYLD, from the coding sequence ATGGCTATTACAGATGTAGAAGACAAAGTAGTACGTTTTCAAGCTTTTTTCAATAAAAATTTCCCCAAAGTAAAAACTTTCGCCTGGCAACTCTTAAAATCGGAAGAAGATGCAGAAGATATAGCCCAAGACATTTTCGTTAAATTATGGGAACACCCGGATTTATGGATGAACCGTAAGAAAATGGATAGCTATCTTTATACTGTAGTCAGAAATCATATTTATAATTTCCTAAAACATCGAATTGTAGAACTTGACTACTTGGAAATCGCTGCAGAGAAGATGAAGATATCCGAGCGAGATTTGCCCAAACCGGATGACGAGCTTCAGGTTCATGAACTCGAACTTCTAGTACAGATGGCCCTGGAACGTATGCCCGAACAACGCAGGCGCATTTTTTCGATGAGCAGGGAGGAAGGTTTAAGTAGTCAGGAAATTGCCGAGAAGCTAAATATTTCAGTTCGCACAGTAGAACATCATATCTATAAATCTCTTCAAGATTTGAAAAAAATCATTTTATTTCTATTTTTTTTCTAT
- a CDS encoding endonuclease/exonuclease/phosphatase family protein, translated as MKLKNLLLIALVAIALCGCQSNYQPTAFTVASYNLRNANGSDSLHGNGWGQRYPVIAKMVQYHDFDIFGTQECFLHQLKDMKEALPGYDYIGVGRDDGKDQGEHSAIFYRTDKFDLVEKGDFWLSETPDVPSKGWDAVLPRICSWGHFKCKDTGFEFLFFNLHMDHIGKKARVESAYLVQEKMKELGKGKNLPAILTGDFNVDQTHQSYDAFVDKGVLCDSYEKCDFRYAVNGTFNGFAPNCFTESRIDHVFVSPSFHVKRYGVLTDTYRSIVGNGEKKQANDCPEEIDIKAYQARTPSDHFPVKVELEFDERQQK; from the coding sequence ATGAAACTCAAAAACCTTTTACTTATTGCCCTTGTTGCGATAGCCCTCTGCGGTTGTCAAAGTAACTATCAGCCTACCGCATTCACTGTTGCCTCTTACAACCTAAGAAACGCCAATGGAAGCGATTCTCTTCACGGAAACGGTTGGGGACAACGCTACCCGGTAATAGCCAAGATGGTACAATACCACGATTTCGATATTTTCGGAACGCAGGAGTGTTTTCTTCATCAATTGAAAGATATGAAAGAAGCTCTTCCCGGTTATGACTACATTGGTGTAGGCCGTGATGACGGTAAAGATCAAGGAGAACATTCTGCCATCTTCTATCGTACCGATAAGTTCGATCTGGTAGAGAAAGGCGATTTCTGGCTGTCAGAAACTCCGGACGTACCAAGCAAAGGCTGGGATGCCGTATTGCCACGCATCTGCAGTTGGGGACACTTCAAATGTAAAGATACCGGTTTTGAGTTCCTTTTCTTCAATTTACACATGGACCATATCGGCAAAAAAGCTCGTGTGGAAAGTGCATACCTCGTGCAGGAGAAAATGAAAGAACTCGGCAAAGGTAAAAACCTTCCGGCTATCCTGACCGGTGACTTCAATGTCGATCAGACTCATCAGTCATACGATGCTTTTGTAGACAAGGGAGTGCTCTGCGACTCATACGAAAAGTGTGACTTCCGCTATGCAGTGAACGGAACCTTCAATGGCTTCGCCCCGAACTGCTTTACTGAAAGCCGTATCGACCATGTATTTGTATCTCCGTCTTTTCATGTGAAAAGATACGGTGTACTGACAGATACCTACCGGAGCATCGTAGGAAACGGCGAAAAGAAGCAGGCAAACGACTGTCCGGAAGAAATCGACATCAAAGCTTATCAAGCCCGCACTCCATCGGATCACTTCCCGGTAAAGGTGGAGTTAGAATTTGACGAACGTCAGCAGAAATAA
- a CDS encoding sigma-54-dependent transcriptional regulator: MMSSILIVEDDITFGMMLKTWLGKKGFEVSSVSNIARARKHIESQSVDLVLSDLRLPDHEGIDLLKWMNEQGMDIPLIIMTGYADIQSAVQAMKLGARDYIAKPVNPEELLKKISECLQSGETPTTHNTAKSSSKKGSSASSKDSIENNRAYLEGESDAAKQLYNYVGLVAPTNMSVLINGSSGTGKEYVAHRIHQLSKRSDKPFIAVDCGSIPKELAASEFFGHVKGSFTGALTDKTGAFVAANGGTIFLDEIGNLSYEVQIQLLRALQERKIRPVGSTQEISVDIRLVSATNENLEQGIEKGTFREDLYHRINEFTLRMPDLKERKEDILLFANFFLDQANKELDKHLIGFDAKASQALLSYHWPGNLRQMKNIVKRATLLAQSSFITLLELGNELLETPALSNTSIALRNEETEKEHILEALRQTGNNKSKAAQLLNIDRKTLYNKLKLYNIDL, encoded by the coding sequence ATGATGAGCTCCATATTGATCGTTGAAGATGATATCACTTTTGGAATGATGCTAAAAACCTGGTTAGGAAAAAAGGGCTTTGAAGTATCATCAGTGAGTAATATTGCCCGCGCCCGGAAACATATCGAAAGCCAAAGCGTCGACCTGGTTTTATCAGACCTGCGGCTGCCCGACCATGAAGGCATTGATCTGCTGAAATGGATGAACGAACAAGGCATGGATATTCCTTTGATTATCATGACTGGCTATGCGGATATACAGTCCGCCGTGCAAGCAATGAAACTGGGAGCACGTGATTATATCGCCAAGCCGGTGAATCCGGAAGAGTTACTGAAGAAAATCTCTGAATGTTTACAGTCCGGAGAAACTCCTACGACTCATAACACAGCTAAATCTTCTTCTAAAAAAGGCTCTTCTGCCTCATCTAAAGATTCAATAGAAAACAACCGTGCCTATCTGGAAGGAGAAAGCGACGCAGCCAAGCAACTCTACAATTATGTAGGTCTGGTAGCTCCGACCAATATGTCCGTACTTATCAACGGTTCCAGCGGAACTGGAAAAGAGTATGTGGCACATCGTATTCACCAGCTTAGCAAACGAAGCGATAAACCGTTTATTGCCGTAGATTGTGGCTCTATCCCGAAAGAACTGGCGGCTTCCGAGTTTTTCGGTCATGTGAAAGGATCGTTTACAGGTGCGTTGACTGATAAAACTGGTGCTTTCGTTGCTGCCAACGGAGGTACTATCTTCCTGGATGAAATTGGGAATCTTAGTTATGAAGTGCAGATACAACTGCTCCGTGCTCTGCAAGAGAGAAAAATACGTCCGGTAGGCTCTACACAGGAGATATCGGTAGACATTCGTTTGGTATCTGCCACCAACGAGAACCTGGAACAGGGTATTGAGAAAGGCACTTTCCGTGAAGATCTTTATCATCGCATCAATGAATTTACTCTGCGGATGCCTGATTTGAAAGAGCGGAAAGAGGATATTCTACTCTTTGCCAACTTCTTCCTCGACCAAGCAAACAAGGAACTGGATAAACACCTGATTGGCTTTGACGCCAAAGCATCCCAAGCTTTATTGAGCTATCATTGGCCGGGAAATTTACGCCAAATGAAGAACATCGTCAAAAGAGCGACTTTATTAGCACAAAGCAGCTTCATTACCTTGCTGGAATTGGGAAACGAGCTTTTAGAAACTCCTGCATTGAGTAACACCAGTATTGCATTACGCAATGAAGAAACCGAAAAAGAGCATATTTTGGAAGCACTGCGCCAAACTGGAAATAATAAAAGTAAAGCTGCACAATTACTGAATATTGACCGGAAGACATTATATAATAAGTTGAAACTGTATAATATAGACTTATAA
- a CDS encoding peptidylprolyl isomerase, which produces MKKILLIILTISFCGLIACKTGTKKGGDMDKETLVKIETTLGDIEVKLYNETPKHRDNFIKLVKDGVYEGTLFHRVIKDFMIQAGDPDSKNAPKGKMLGAGDVGYTVPAEFVYPKYFHKKGALSAARQGDNVNPKKESSGCQFYIVTGKVYNDSTLLGMESQMNENKINVIFNTLAQKHMKEIYKMRKANDENGLYDLQEKLFAQAQEMAAKEPEFHFTPEQIEAYTTVGGTPHLDGEYTVFGEVVKGMDIVDKIQQVKTDRSDRPEEDVKITKVTILD; this is translated from the coding sequence ATGAAAAAGATTCTATTGATAATATTAACCATATCGTTTTGCGGACTTATTGCCTGCAAAACCGGAACAAAAAAAGGAGGAGACATGGATAAAGAAACGTTGGTAAAGATTGAAACAACTTTAGGAGACATCGAGGTGAAACTATATAATGAGACACCGAAACATCGTGATAATTTTATCAAACTGGTGAAGGACGGGGTTTATGAAGGTACACTGTTTCATCGTGTCATCAAAGATTTTATGATTCAGGCCGGTGATCCGGACTCAAAGAATGCGCCGAAAGGAAAAATGTTGGGTGCCGGAGACGTAGGTTATACCGTTCCCGCTGAATTTGTATATCCTAAATATTTCCATAAGAAAGGTGCCCTGTCCGCTGCCCGTCAGGGAGATAATGTGAACCCGAAGAAGGAATCTTCCGGTTGTCAGTTCTATATCGTGACAGGTAAAGTGTATAACGACTCTACTTTGCTGGGTATGGAAAGCCAGATGAATGAGAATAAGATTAATGTTATTTTCAATACACTGGCACAGAAACACATGAAAGAAATCTATAAGATGCGGAAAGCAAACGATGAAAACGGTCTTTATGATTTGCAGGAAAAACTGTTTGCGCAAGCACAGGAGATGGCTGCCAAAGAACCGGAATTCCATTTCACTCCGGAACAGATTGAAGCATACACGACGGTAGGCGGTACTCCGCATTTGGATGGCGAATATACCGTGTTTGGCGAAGTGGTGAAAGGTATGGACATTGTGGATAAGATCCAGCAGGTGAAAACAGACCGAAGCGACCGTCCTGAAGAAGATGTAAAGATAACAAAGGTGACAATACTTGACTGA
- a CDS encoding M16 family metallopeptidase — protein MKINRHILDNGLRLVHSQDESTQMVALNILYNVGARDEDPEHTGFAHLFEHLMFGGSVNIPDYDMPLQLAGGENNAWTNNDITNYYLTVPRQNVETGFWLESDRMLSLDFSERSLEVQRGVVMEEFKQRCLNQPYGDVGHLLRPLAYQTHPYQWPTIGKELSHIANATLEEVKAFFFRFYAPNNAILAVTGNISFEEAVALTEKWFASIPRREVPLRNLPQEQEQTEERRLTVERNVPLDALFMAYHMSDHRHPDYYAFDILSDVLSNGRSSRLNQRLVQQKQLFSSIDAYISGSVDAGLFHISGKPSAGVTLEQAEAAVREELELLQQELVDEEELEKVKNKFESTQIFGNINYLNVATNLAWFELLGRAEDMEKEVERYRSVTAKQLQKVAQSAFRKENGVVLYYKSK, from the coding sequence ATGAAAATCAACAGGCATATTCTTGATAATGGGTTACGTCTGGTACATTCGCAGGACGAAAGTACGCAGATGGTTGCCCTTAATATATTATATAATGTGGGAGCTCGCGACGAAGATCCCGAGCATACCGGCTTTGCCCATCTGTTCGAACACCTGATGTTCGGAGGGTCGGTGAATATTCCCGATTATGACATGCCGCTTCAATTGGCGGGTGGAGAGAATAATGCCTGGACGAATAATGATATAACCAATTACTACCTCACTGTACCTCGTCAGAACGTAGAAACCGGCTTTTGGCTGGAATCCGACCGGATGTTGAGTCTTGACTTTAGCGAACGGAGCCTGGAGGTACAGCGAGGAGTGGTAATGGAAGAGTTCAAGCAGCGTTGTTTGAACCAGCCTTATGGAGATGTCGGACATCTTTTGCGCCCTCTGGCCTATCAGACGCATCCTTATCAATGGCCTACGATCGGAAAAGAGTTGTCGCATATTGCCAATGCTACGCTGGAAGAAGTAAAAGCATTCTTTTTCCGTTTTTATGCTCCTAATAATGCGATATTGGCCGTGACCGGCAATATCTCTTTCGAAGAGGCAGTTGCTTTGACGGAAAAATGGTTCGCTTCTATTCCTCGTCGGGAAGTTCCTTTGCGGAACCTGCCACAAGAACAGGAACAGACAGAAGAACGGCGGTTGACGGTAGAGAGAAATGTTCCTCTCGATGCTTTGTTTATGGCCTATCACATGTCCGACCATCGGCATCCGGATTATTATGCATTTGATATTTTGTCGGATGTGTTGAGCAACGGACGTTCCAGCCGGTTGAACCAGCGTTTGGTACAACAGAAACAATTATTCTCGAGCATAGATGCCTATATTTCTGGCAGTGTAGATGCAGGGTTATTCCATATTAGTGGAAAACCTTCGGCTGGTGTCACTTTGGAACAGGCGGAAGCGGCAGTAAGGGAAGAACTGGAACTGTTGCAGCAAGAATTGGTTGATGAAGAGGAGCTGGAAAAAGTGAAGAACAAATTTGAGTCCACCCAAATATTCGGCAACATTAATTATTTGAATGTGGCAACCAATCTGGCTTGGTTCGAACTGCTTGGCCGGGCGGAGGACATGGAAAAAGAAGTAGAACGTTATCGTTCTGTCACAGCGAAACAATTGCAGAAAGTAGCCCAATCGGCTTTTCGGAAGGAGAACGGGGTTGTGCTTTACTATAAAAGTAAATGA
- a CDS encoding MATE family efflux transporter → MKRLFDIYKDHYKALIFLGLPIVIGQIGVIVLGFADTLMIGHHSTIELGAASFVNNVFNLAIIFSTGFSYGLTPIVGGLYGTRQYAPAGQALRNSLLANLMVALLLTICMTILYLNIERLGQPEELIPLIKPYYLVLLASLVFVMLFNGFKQFTDGITDTKTAMWILLGGNVLNIIGNYILIYGKLGLPELGLLGAGISTLFSRIVMVIVFIIIFVRSPRFVRYKIGFFRLGWSRAVFGRLNGLGWPVAFQMGMETASFSLSAIMIGWLGTIALASHQVMLAISQFTFMMYYGMGAAVAVRVSNFNGQNDIVNVRRSAYAGFHLMMTLGVVLSLIVFLCRNYLGSWFTDSQEVAAMVTSLIFPFLVYQFGDGLQITFANALRGISDVKLMMVIAFIAYFIISLPVGYFCGFVMGWGVVGVWMAFPFGLTSAGLMLWWRFHYMTKLPEPHPKT, encoded by the coding sequence ATGAAGAGACTATTTGATATATACAAGGACCATTACAAAGCACTTATTTTTCTCGGACTACCGATTGTGATCGGTCAAATAGGAGTGATTGTTCTCGGATTTGCTGATACATTAATGATCGGGCATCATAGTACGATTGAGTTGGGGGCGGCTTCCTTCGTAAATAATGTGTTTAATCTGGCGATTATTTTCAGTACAGGGTTTTCGTATGGACTGACTCCCATTGTAGGAGGTCTGTATGGGACTCGTCAGTATGCTCCTGCCGGACAGGCATTGCGCAACAGTTTGCTGGCAAACCTGATGGTTGCGTTGCTGTTGACTATATGTATGACTATTCTTTATTTGAATATAGAGCGTCTCGGACAGCCGGAAGAATTGATTCCTTTGATTAAACCGTATTACCTGGTTTTGCTTGCTTCATTAGTGTTTGTCATGCTTTTCAACGGATTCAAGCAGTTTACAGACGGAATTACGGATACCAAAACCGCCATGTGGATATTGCTTGGAGGAAATGTCTTGAATATCATAGGAAATTATATTCTGATTTACGGTAAACTCGGATTGCCCGAATTAGGTTTGTTGGGAGCAGGTATCAGTACGCTGTTCTCACGTATTGTGATGGTGATTGTGTTTATAATCATTTTTGTGCGTAGCCCGCGTTTTGTCCGTTATAAGATTGGCTTTTTCCGTTTGGGGTGGTCACGCGCCGTATTTGGACGCTTGAATGGACTCGGATGGCCGGTTGCTTTCCAGATGGGAATGGAGACAGCCTCCTTTAGTTTGAGCGCTATCATGATCGGTTGGCTGGGGACTATTGCTTTGGCTTCTCATCAGGTGATGTTGGCTATTTCGCAGTTTACATTTATGATGTATTACGGTATGGGGGCTGCTGTTGCTGTTCGTGTCAGCAATTTCAATGGTCAGAATGACATTGTCAATGTACGCCGTTCGGCCTATGCCGGTTTTCATCTGATGATGACATTGGGTGTCGTGCTTTCCCTGATTGTTTTTCTTTGCCGGAATTACTTGGGAAGCTGGTTTACCGACAGTCAGGAAGTGGCTGCTATGGTGACATCTCTAATCTTCCCTTTCCTTGTCTATCAGTTTGGCGACGGATTACAAATTACTTTCGCCAATGCTTTGCGTGGAATTTCAGATGTAAAACTGATGATGGTTATCGCCTTTATCGCCTATTTCATTATTTCGCTTCCCGTAGGTTATTTCTGCGGCTTTGTAATGGGATGGGGCGTAGTAGGTGTCTGGATGGCATTTCCTTTTGGTTTGACGAGTGCGGGACTGATGCTCTGGTGGCGTTTCCACTATATGACGAAACTCCCCGAACCCCATCCCAAAACCTAA
- a CDS encoding hybrid sensor histidine kinase/response regulator — translation MASFRFTKLKITAGYTLLLAILLFSLVFVHREMEALSAADDQQNLRTDSLLTLLHEKDQNTIQMLRVLSEANDSLLSASEIEEIISEQDSVITQQRVQHRVITKRDSLITTPKKKGFFKRLAEVFSPSKQDSAVLVNTSLEVATDTILQPTTSKDSLQQKIRMATEEKRLQRKKTIRRTSTKYQRMNTQLTARMDSLIKQYEEEMTLRARQDAELQQEVRMRSARIIGGIASGAVLLSAFFLILIMRDISRSNRYRQQLEVANKRAEDLLVAREKLMLAITHDFKAPLGSIMGYTELLSRLTKDERQRFYLDNMKSSSEHLLKLVSDLLDFHRLDLNKAEVNRVTFNPSQLFDEIYVSFEPLTAAKGLALQCHVVPELNGRYISDPLRLRQIVNNLLSNAVKFTQKGEISLTASYDSSKLTIAIADTGKGMASEDRERIFQEFTRLSGAQGEEGFGLGLSIVKKLVTLLEGTIDVQSTLGKGSCFTVTLPLYPVGKSIAESESSENKNEDITEELSTIPPMKVIRVLLIDDDKIQLNLTAAMLKQHGIDAVCCEQLEQLIEQLRSSVFDVLLTDIQMPAINGFDLVKLLRASNIPQAKTIPVIAVTARSEMDKIALHEHGFAGCLHKPFTVKELLMTVNEGQLSADEAHITEDMETAGINFSALTAYSEDDPEAAYSIVQTFIEETGKNAARMQQALNNKEVDGIAAMAHKLLPLFTMIGADETIPPLKWLEACRGEEFSKKIEETTLSILEAVRKIISEADCYLMVMKNT, via the coding sequence ATGGCTTCCTTCCGTTTTACAAAGTTGAAAATAACCGCCGGTTACACTTTGTTACTGGCGATCCTCCTTTTCTCGCTGGTGTTTGTACATCGTGAGATGGAAGCATTGTCGGCAGCCGACGATCAACAGAATTTAAGAACAGATAGTCTGTTGACCCTTCTCCACGAGAAAGATCAAAACACGATTCAGATGTTGCGGGTGTTAAGTGAAGCAAACGACAGTCTTCTCTCAGCTTCGGAGATTGAAGAAATCATTTCCGAACAAGATTCTGTGATTACCCAACAACGGGTACAACATCGGGTCATCACCAAGCGTGACTCGTTAATAACTACTCCCAAAAAGAAGGGATTCTTCAAACGACTTGCAGAAGTGTTTTCCCCTTCTAAACAAGACAGTGCCGTATTAGTTAATACATCTTTGGAAGTAGCCACTGATACCATTCTCCAACCGACTACCTCTAAAGATTCTCTTCAGCAGAAAATCCGCATGGCTACCGAAGAAAAACGGTTGCAACGGAAGAAAACAATTCGGCGCACCAGTACAAAGTACCAGCGGATGAATACGCAGTTGACGGCACGAATGGATAGTCTGATTAAACAATATGAGGAAGAAATGACCCTGCGTGCCCGTCAGGATGCCGAACTTCAGCAGGAGGTGAGAATGCGGTCGGCACGTATCATTGGTGGTATCGCATCTGGTGCCGTACTATTATCGGCTTTTTTCCTGATATTGATTATGCGGGATATCTCTCGCAGCAACCGCTATCGTCAGCAATTGGAGGTGGCGAATAAACGGGCGGAAGATTTGCTTGTTGCCCGTGAGAAATTAATGCTGGCCATTACCCACGACTTTAAAGCTCCGCTGGGTTCAATCATGGGATATACCGAACTTCTGTCCCGGTTGACAAAAGATGAACGGCAACGGTTCTACCTCGACAATATGAAGAGTTCTTCGGAACATTTGTTGAAGCTGGTCAGTGACTTGCTCGATTTCCATCGACTCGATCTCAATAAAGCGGAAGTGAATCGTGTAACCTTTAACCCTTCCCAGCTATTCGACGAAATTTATGTCAGTTTCGAACCTTTGACCGCTGCCAAAGGTTTGGCCTTGCAATGTCACGTTGTCCCGGAACTGAACGGAAGATACATCAGTGATCCTTTGCGACTCCGGCAAATTGTGAATAACCTTTTGTCCAATGCCGTAAAGTTTACTCAAAAAGGAGAAATTAGCCTGACAGCCAGTTATGATTCTTCTAAGTTAACCATCGCCATCGCCGATACAGGAAAAGGAATGGCATCAGAAGATCGTGAACGTATCTTTCAGGAGTTTACACGTCTTTCCGGTGCGCAGGGGGAAGAAGGTTTCGGACTCGGACTCTCTATTGTGAAGAAATTGGTAACCTTGCTTGAAGGAACCATTGACGTGCAAAGCACATTAGGAAAAGGGAGCTGTTTTACTGTCACTCTGCCTCTTTATCCGGTAGGTAAATCCATTGCGGAAAGTGAATCTTCCGAAAATAAAAATGAGGATATAACAGAAGAACTGAGTACGATTCCTCCGATGAAAGTCATTCGTGTTCTTTTGATTGATGACGATAAGATTCAGCTGAATCTGACTGCTGCCATGTTGAAGCAACATGGTATCGATGCGGTATGTTGTGAACAGCTGGAGCAACTGATTGAACAGCTTCGTTCTTCTGTCTTCGATGTATTGCTGACAGATATACAAATGCCTGCCATCAACGGTTTTGATTTGGTAAAACTATTGCGGGCTTCTAATATACCACAAGCAAAAACAATCCCTGTCATTGCTGTGACCGCTCGTAGCGAAATGGATAAGATTGCTTTACATGAACATGGCTTTGCCGGTTGTCTGCATAAACCGTTTACAGTAAAAGAATTATTGATGACGGTAAATGAAGGGCAACTCTCGGCTGATGAAGCGCATATCACAGAAGATATGGAAACAGCCGGAATAAACTTCTCTGCACTTACTGCTTATTCTGAAGACGATCCGGAAGCGGCATACTCCATTGTTCAGACTTTTATTGAAGAAACAGGTAAGAATGCTGCGCGGATGCAACAAGCGTTGAATAATAAAGAGGTGGACGGGATAGCAGCTATGGCGCATAAGCTCCTCCCTCTCTTTACAATGATTGGAGCGGATGAAACCATACCTCCATTAAAGTGGCTGGAAGCTTGTCGTGGAGAAGAATTCTCGAAGAAAATAGAAGAAACAACGCTTAGTATATTAGAGGCTGTCCGTAAAATAATAAGTGAGGCAGATTGCTATTTGATGGTGATGAAAAATACCTAA